One region of Methanosphaera cuniculi genomic DNA includes:
- a CDS encoding DNA-directed RNA polymerase subunit D: MNIKIRKKDDEKAVFVVDGVDDTFINTIRRICLVEIPTLAIEDVNIYKNDAKMFDEVLAHRLGLIPIVTKMDSYNLPDECDCESGCSKCSVSFLLKEKGPKIVYSKDLKSDDPDVKPVYDTIPIVRLRDGEEVELEAIAQLGLGKEHAKWQATTTCGYKYYPKITIDESKLTDLEEYVEECPRNVLAIENDELVVVDIENCSTCRTCQRLSAKDDNAIQVDFEENKYIFKIETDGSLTPLEVLTIACDILSEKADNIINFMNEEE; the protein is encoded by the coding sequence ATGAATATCAAAATTAGAAAAAAGGATGACGAAAAAGCAGTATTTGTTGTAGATGGTGTTGATGATACATTTATTAATACAATAAGAAGAATATGTCTTGTTGAAATTCCAACACTTGCAATTGAAGATGTAAATATCTACAAAAATGATGCGAAAATGTTTGATGAAGTATTAGCACATAGACTTGGATTAATACCTATTGTAACTAAAATGGATTCATATAATCTACCTGATGAATGTGATTGTGAATCAGGTTGTTCTAAGTGTAGCGTTTCATTTCTTCTAAAAGAAAAAGGTCCTAAAATAGTATATTCAAAAGATCTTAAATCAGACGACCCAGATGTAAAACCAGTTTATGATACAATACCAATAGTAAGACTCAGAGATGGTGAAGAAGTAGAACTTGAAGCTATTGCACAACTAGGACTTGGAAAAGAACATGCAAAATGGCAAGCAACAACAACATGTGGATATAAGTATTATCCAAAAATCACAATAGATGAAAGTAAACTTACAGATCTAGAAGAATATGTTGAAGAATGTCCAAGAAATGTATTAGCAATAGAAAATGATGAACTTGTAGTTGTAGATATAGAAAACTGTTCAACATGTAGAACATGTCAAAGATTATCAGCTAAAGATGATAATGCAATACAAGTAGACTTTGAAGAAAATAAATATATCTTCAAAATAGAAACAGATGGATCACTAACACCACTAGAGGTTCTTACAATAGCTTGTGATATACTATCAGAAAAAGCAGATAATATCATAAATTTTATGAATGAGGAGGAATAG
- a CDS encoding 30S ribosomal protein S11, which yields MAEKEKWGVAHVYSSFNNTIITVTDITGAETITQWSGGKVVRSDRQESSPFAAMEAANRVADDIKEKGIAGLHIKVRASGGNGPRTPGPGAQATIRALARAGIKIGKIEDVTPIPHDGTGRPGGKRGRRP from the coding sequence ATGGCAGAAAAAGAGAAATGGGGTGTAGCTCACGTTTACTCATCTTTTAACAACACTATTATAACTGTTACAGATATTACTGGTGCTGAAACCATCACACAATGGTCTGGTGGAAAAGTAGTAAGATCAGATAGACAAGAATCATCACCATTTGCAGCTATGGAAGCAGCAAACAGAGTAGCTGATGATATTAAAGAAAAAGGAATTGCTGGACTTCATATTAAAGTACGAGCTTCTGGAGGAAATGGTCCAAGAACACCAGGACCTGGTGCTCAAGCAACAATAAGAGCATTAGCAAGAGCTGGTATTAAAATTGGTAAAATTGAAGATGTAACTCCTATACCACACGACGGTACTGGTAGACCTGGTGGTAAAAGAGGTAGAAGACCATAA